A window of Daucus carota subsp. sativus chromosome 2, DH1 v3.0, whole genome shotgun sequence genomic DNA:
gtATCAGTTACGTTTTAAATTGTGattgaataaatattctttatgaatatttagtaccatttatgggggtcattattgatgacattttatgcctttaatggctttgagtgccatttttatggcttattttaccattttgatggtcattgcatttaatatatttaattacgtgttaaactcaatttttattcttcagttaaattattaaattttaatgtgtctaaccaaaggattttcctttggttagatatttattaataattctatattatatatatatatatatatatatatatttcctctctattttttttatatataaactcttttgtttttgtttttattagattttcttgtatattaatttatattttgtttgactGTTTTTTCTCAGGATACTGTGGAAGCGAGCTGTATGGGTATTCTTTTCTcattcatttaagctttattgtctaaacgtccggagttatgcttgcatggctttcggttagatgataaactttcttgaaagaaagaaatctcagttgcggtttattgtatttcgatacaattcatctacgatTATGTAGaccattcaaaaaaaaaaaaaaaaaaaagattaagataatatttttttcaactaatacatacatatatacaatgtGCCACTCAAAATTATGGGGCTTGTTCCGTCTAACACCTCGCACACTTTCGGCCCTGAAAGCAGCAGCAGCAAAAGAGGAACCCTGGAACGCATATTGATCTCGAGATTTAACTATAGTAGCAAAAGGATGTTTTATATGAACGAGAAGAATTACAGTTTTTCCGATGGTGATGATCTGCATACAATTTTGAGGTCTATTTGTAGATCAAGTGAGTAATGGACAGAGGTAGTAGGCAGTTTGTGCACTCACGCTAACCATGCGGCATTCGCATAGAACCAAAATCGCATGCAGATAGAACCAAATCGAATCCTTATTTATTATGTGATGAGCCAAGACGTATTGATGATTTACTACTATGTGGCTAGCTTAGCTTAGCAGTAATCCCTACTCTTGCTTGTtcatttaataatttctaaGAAAAGAGAAAGCGGTGATTATGATGATCTCCAAGGCCGCGTAGAGTGCCAAGAGTTGATCATATGTTCCAGCTCAGCCGTCGGATTTTTACCAAGACTGGAAAATATGCAACGAACTGGTACCTTTAGTCATCAGTGATGATACTGAACTTTTTCCTCTGTTCTTATCTTTCTAATTCACGAAAACAAGCACTGGTTtcgtttatttttcttaatactTTTTCATTATAATGTCAGCTGAAGAAAGGATTTGATAAGTGATAATTAGTTTGCTTAATTAAGGATGTGGATTATGGAGCTAATATCTGAATGCAATGCAATGCAGCTCTTTTAGCTCATACATGTGGAATATGAGCACTTCACTTGCATCGAAAAGAAAAATACCGGACATGTATTCACAAAACTGACATATTCTAAATTACATTTCAAAAACACGATGCTTGATTCTTAGCTATGATATAAGCCCAATGTTCTGGTTAAAACGGCAGAATATTGGGTTAGTCACACATACAAGCACAAAGAAAGTCGTAAAACTGAATCAGTCAGTTATTTAGAACAACTACACTaggagagaggggggagagagggggggagagagagagagagagagagagaacctaATTCGGAAAACTGAATCCTGAAGATGGAGATAGCTTTCAACTCAGATTGAATTGAATTTAAAGAGGGAGATCGAAGATTGAAGATGTaactgaaacttgaaaattAGGGATTGATAATATATAAACGAATTGGGGGGAAGAGgcaaagagcttctctttttcAATTTCTCTCTAAAAAGTGAAAAGTGGAGCTTCCCGGAACTCTGAACTCTGAAGGAGGGCTTTGAATAATTGAATTCCCTCCATTtcaataagttttttttttaaaaattaacatgatattaaaatgataattatcttcttatttatatgcaaatttatttaaattattttaatatattaattatagaaTTGACTCCTGTTTGTTTATTAAATGGGGTCTTTATATAAATTGTTGATACATTATATCAACACTAAAAGTATAAgatgaaaaatcaaattttgaagGTATGttatatactaatattttattttataaaatgactaatatattaaaattgggataattctttttaaaaatataatgtaaataCAAAAACGACACTACATCTCGATCATGTATTTCGTgttcatatattttttgtattgtggtcaaaatataatacaaacaCCTAATTTTCGTTTTCGTGTTGTGTAAAAAATTGTAGGGTCGACCTTCTACCATTCGATtcctattactccctccgtcccattttatgtgactcTTATtactttttgggacgtcccaaaatgAATGAACGTATCATACATGTTTGGACATTACTTTTCAGTATTACAACCACTACCTCTCTACTTTGtattctatttttattaaacaaacactattacaccccactactttcctccactatctccaatctattattaaatattcataGGTCCCCCACTTTACCCACtcttcaactaaacttactacctTTCTCTTAATCTCTGTGAAAGTCAAACTagctcactctttttgggacggaaggagtacctTTTAACTAAAATTCTAGTTCTTCACTTTACTAAGAGATACTTCATTCCTTATTATATCTACTTTCAATCCAAATCTCATTATACAAAATTCGCATCCACTAGTTTTTATTAATCACTCCCTTCTGActtctattattttcttttatttttactcattAGTTACATTTCATTCGGTTTCTTTCGGCCAACCAAAAACAAACACGATGAAAAGAGTGTTCtttaacaaagaaaaagaatgaTATATGATTAAGTTCAAAGGCAGTATGGCATATTAGAATATGATTTCTTTCTTGACGCGAGATAATTTCTCCAAGTAGAAAGCTGATACAGACTTAAAATCACTAGTCTTCATTAAGAGGCAAATATATTCTACTTTGTTATATCTtctctttttcatttttccaTTTACTTCAATCAGTTGTTCTTGAATCTCTTGGCACGTTAATATATGCCATACAAAACTTGTAACATGATCTTCAGAAATGTTCCCTGGAATAAACTGAGAAACATATACCCGTTAACAAACTACAGATTGGTGATTCAAACTCCATAGATTCATTTGTGGTATCAAGACGTGATTTAGTCAACAAACTACATAATCGTGATTCATACAGGTGATTCTTAGCTGGTTTTAGATTTTGTATGCTAAGTGGTTAACATCGGCAAAGAATCCTAATCTGTACATTTGTCACTGAACTGAACTGAATCTTATACTTTAAGGCCTTAAGTAAGCATCTCTACTCTTTACGTGTCTTCTGTCCAGTTTTATCTTATAAGCTGTATTTTTTGTCTACTACATTTGTAGATATAAGATCTATGCTCCACAATCAGCATCATCACCACAAACATTTCTTCTTCTGCTAGATTGATATCTGGTTCAAATTCACTGATTTTTCCTTTTTTCAAATGGGTGTGGGTAAACTTGAAAGAGAAGTGAGATACTTTTTCAATGAATGGGAACTCGGGATTTGCATGCTACTTAGCCTTTTCCTTCAAATATTGTTGATTTTAGCCGCACCTTTAAGAAAGATAGTCTCCAGCAAATGGCTAGACAGCCTTCTTTGGTCAGCATACTTACTTGCAGATGGCACTGCAATTTTCGCGATTGGACTCATCTCAAGCAAGCAGATTTTCCTTAATGCgcctgaaaaaaatatattgcacACTTTCTGGGCTCCTTTTCTCCTGGCTCACCTTGGTGGTCCGGATCCCATCAGTGCTTTCGCTCTGGAGGACAATGAGCTGTGGCGCAGGCATTTATTTTCCCTGTTTACACAGTGCATTGCGGTGGCTTATGTTTTCTATCAGTTTCTCACACCTGACAAACTGTTGGTTCCATCACTGCTTATGTTTCTGTGTGGATTCATCAAATATGGCGAGCGCACATATGCTTTGTATTGTGCAAGTGCTAATACCTTCCGCGACTCCATACTTAAGGAGCCTGATCCTGAGAAACTCACGAGGGATTACTTTTATTCAACTTTCGGAGCTATCAGAATTGAAATGCATCCGAAGCCAGATAGAATGGTTGAAACCTTGAACTGGATGAAGGCAACTCATCTAAAGACACTGGAGTTGGAAGTTGTGCGGTACGCTTTTCGTTACTTCAGTGTTTATAAAGGATTGGCTGTAGATCTCATGTTTAGCACCATTCAGCGCGACCAGAGCCGGGAATTCTTCACTTCTTGTCGTCACGCCTTTAGAATTGTTGAGgtagaattaaattttttttatgatgtcCTGTTCACCAAGCTTCCTGTAGTGTATCATCGATTTGGGTTCAGCTGTCGCGCTGTATCCTTTCTTGCCATTGTCACTTCATTGGTGCTTTTTCATTATGCTGATAAAAAGCATCTTAAAGCCGAAAGATTTGAAGTAGGAATTACCTATACTTTGCTTATCGGAGGAATTGTGTTGGAAGTCATTGCATTTTTTATGCTTGTTTTCTCTGACTGGACTATTGTGAAGCTCAAGCCTTCCCCTGATCTTGAAAATCGTAGATATAATCCCAATAAGCAATCATGGGAATTTACGTTCAGTAATTTTATACTGAGGGCTAATGTTAGAAGAAGGAAGATCATATGCTGGTTGCTAAATATTGGTGGGGTGCGGGGGAGAGGGAAAGATTCTGTGTCAAAACCAACGACTGATAGCAGGTGGGCGGAGTCTATTTCAGGATACAATTTCGTATATTATTGTTTACATAGACGTTCAGGAGCATATGAAACTTTATTTGATCAATTTGGCCTTACAGCCTTCCTCGACGGGATAGTCTATGTGAAACAGCACCCATTGCCTTCCTACATGAAACAATTCATTTTTGAAGAGTTGAGAATGAAGTCGGAGATGGCATCTGATTTGGACACTGCTAGGAAAATATGTTCAGCCAGAGGTGAATGGGTACTTGAAACTGAAGGTTACAGCAGCTGTGATCTGTTTCTTTATGTTGCAAATGTTGAGTATGATGAGAGCCTTCTTGTGTGGCACATTGCCACTGAAATTTGGTTCACTATTGATAAAGGTGAAAACATTGATGGTGAGCAAGAGTACACAAGGATCGCCAAGTTAATATCAGACTACATGATATATCTCCTAGTGATGAAGCCTGGTATGATGTCAGCTGTTTCTAGAATCGGGCTAATAAGATTTCGTGACACTTGTGCTGTGGCTAAAAAATTCTTGAGATTTTCAATAACGGAGGGACAACCAGAGGTGGAGTCACATAGGATATTTTGCGAAAAGTTGCTTCGTTATCAACCAGAATTGTCGGCATTTAGCACTGAAGAAGACAGAGGTAGATCCATATTGTTGAAAGCAGTGAGATTGGCCGAAGAGCTGAAAAAGATAGAATTTCGAGAGAGATGGAAGATAATGAACAAGGTTTGGGTGGAACTGCTATCATACGTGGCAATTCATATCAAACCAAATGCTCACGCTCAACAACTAAGTAAAGGTGGTGAACTTGTCACCATTGTTTGGTTATTGATGACTCAGCTTGGCCTCGGAGATCAGTTTCACCCTCTTTTTAAGTCTTGAGCCctcggaaaaaaaaaataattgtctgaaaatattttttttaattgtatgaTTTAACGCCTTGTACAGCAAAAATAACACTGTGTTCTGCAAATCAAGATGTTCAGTTCTtacaagtatttttttttttttgattatataGAACAGCCAAATCTGAGAAAAGTGGACGTTCCTTATTtgaaacacaaacacacacagaaATGTGTGAACCAGACCTTATTAGACACACACAGATAACACAGATACTAATAGATAACTAGCTAGCCCTGAAAACTAATCTCATACTTGGCTTGCTTATTGTTCCAGAAGACTCCCCAGTGCTTATTCACCTCTGGAGACTTTCCGTTCTCATCAAACAAACTATAAATATAAGTTTCCACACTCTTGTGAGGCCTTTTTGGAGTCCCATTGTTGCGCACATGGTTAATCAGATTGTTGTT
This region includes:
- the LOC108208506 gene encoding uncharacterized protein LOC108208506 encodes the protein MGVGKLEREVRYFFNEWELGICMLLSLFLQILLILAAPLRKIVSSKWLDSLLWSAYLLADGTAIFAIGLISSKQIFLNAPEKNILHTFWAPFLLAHLGGPDPISAFALEDNELWRRHLFSLFTQCIAVAYVFYQFLTPDKLLVPSLLMFLCGFIKYGERTYALYCASANTFRDSILKEPDPEKLTRDYFYSTFGAIRIEMHPKPDRMVETLNWMKATHLKTLELEVVRYAFRYFSVYKGLAVDLMFSTIQRDQSREFFTSCRHAFRIVEVELNFFYDVLFTKLPVVYHRFGFSCRAVSFLAIVTSLVLFHYADKKHLKAERFEVGITYTLLIGGIVLEVIAFFMLVFSDWTIVKLKPSPDLENRRYNPNKQSWEFTFSNFILRANVRRRKIICWLLNIGGVRGRGKDSVSKPTTDSRWAESISGYNFVYYCLHRRSGAYETLFDQFGLTAFLDGIVYVKQHPLPSYMKQFIFEELRMKSEMASDLDTARKICSARGEWVLETEGYSSCDLFLYVANVEYDESLLVWHIATEIWFTIDKGENIDGEQEYTRIAKLISDYMIYLLVMKPGMMSAVSRIGLIRFRDTCAVAKKFLRFSITEGQPEVESHRIFCEKLLRYQPELSAFSTEEDRGRSILLKAVRLAEELKKIEFRERWKIMNKVWVELLSYVAIHIKPNAHAQQLSKGGELVTIVWLLMTQLGLGDQFHPLFKS